DNA from Choloepus didactylus isolate mChoDid1 chromosome Y, mChoDid1.pri, whole genome shotgun sequence:
AAAGGCCAGGGGGTTAATACCAAGCTTCCCTAGATCCTGGGAGGACAGGGCCCTGGCAAGTTTAAAGGCATTCATGGGGAGAGTTTGGTTAATGAGTTTGGAACACCGGGAGTTTGGGCTCCAAGGGGATGGTCAAGTGGCTAAAACGCTGTGTGCGTAGGTTTAGGAGCAAGTGTGCTGGTGGCAAAAATGTAAATGCTGAGCGGGGTGGGGTGAAGTTCAGGAAGGGCTTGGGAGGAGCACACAATGGCAATAAAGAGGCATTAGATGGGTTCCTCAGGGGTGGAGGAACCTGGCAACAGCTCCCCATTGGGGTCTGGATCAGGGGTCAACATCTTATCCTTGCTGGAATCCCTCTGCTCTTTCTTGAACATCCTTTGATGCATCAGAGGGACGAAGAAGAGGATTACAGCCCCGATGATGGGGGGTACACCGGCAAAGTAGAAGGCCACATGGTAGTCCCCAAAACAGTTGCGGAGGAGGCCTGCAACAGTCAAGAGAGACCAGTCAAGCTCAATTTTGCCCTACTTCTGAAAGGTGCTCTTTTCATCTTCTAGGGTCCATGATAATGCCTATCCAGAGAACCTTGGCCTGCACTGCCTTGACTCAGGAGCCCTCTCAACTCAAACAATcctagaagaaagaaataaaacctctATAAGGCAGGTGGCCATTCTGTGAGATACTAGGACTGTAAGTCCTTGGTACTGTTGACCAGCCTTGGAGAGACTAGCCCATGTGTCAGTGTTTGCAATAAATCAtttagaaaggaaatgaagttctaCTTTCATTGGTTTTCCTTGTTTCCTTTATTCCCCTGAGATACCAACAATGCTCttctgggagagtggagggagaatCTGAGAGTGCTGAAAGATGCCAAACCACCACTCTGCCTTCTGCCTGCTGGAGGTGAGCCTCACTGGCCCAGTCCCAGGGTCTGACTTTAATCAAATCTCATCCACAAGCTCAGTTCAGAAGCCAGCAGAAGAGGAGAGTGGGGTATCTCTAAATATGAGTAAAACCAGAGACcactttctattttcttcctaCCCAGCTACCTTGCCAATAATCATTTGTCCATGGCAGAGAGAATACTGGATTAATAGAATTGTCAGGAAGGCCAAACCCATTTCATTCACTCCCCTCCTGGAAGCAGCCATGTTGTCTACAATAAACCCATTGAAATAGGGATACAGCCATGGAAAACCCATTTCCCCAGATGAATTCATGCAGTATACtgtgcttagccttttttttttttttataccagATTCCTGCACTCTGACAAGGCTGTTTAAACACAGACCAAGAGGAAAGGGGGAACCCCCGACTCCTGACCTCCCTGGAATATCAGCCTCACCTGCAATGGGGGGTCCAGCAATCATCGGAAGGGCCATCATGCCCAGGAGGTAGCCAATGGCCTGTGAGGCCTGCATTGGGCCTACCAGCTCAAAGGCGATGGGGGCCATGATGGTGATGAAGAAGCCATCGCACAAACCCAGGAAGAGGCAGACAACGATGAGGCCCCAGAAGCCCTGGCACAGGGGAATCATCATGGACATCAGGCCCAGGAGCAGGAAGGAGATAACCTAGAGGAGCAAGGGCCTGAAGTCATGCTGTGTTGGCCAGCCAAGACCACATAGCAAATTGCATCTCCTTTCTCAGGGCCTCATTTCtagcatctataaaatgggtcaGAAGGGTGTCAACAAAATGGTTATTCAGGTCCAAGTCTAAGTCTTGCACTGAAGGATTTAAAGTCTTTAAGAGAGCCCCTTAAAAGCCATGACCCTTGGCTTCAAAAAATTAGTCTTTGCCCTGGAGAAAAGGGAATTGCTATATTTGCTTTCTGATCCTCTGTTTTGGCACCCAAGAATCAGGGTCTGGGACCAGGCCATATTGATATTCTCAGATTCAAGTAAGGAAtgggaagaggaaggggagaaagtGATGATAATTTGCATGATGATTGGATGGGAGACTGAATGGAAGGCACAGCTTCCTGAAATGGAGAAGGAGCCCATTTTTATGGTGGTCTGATTTTAGAAAACACCTCTTCATGAAGGAGACCATTGGGAGAGGCAGACAGGAAGTGTTCCATACTTTAGGATATGGAACACAGCACCCAATGCATACATCTCAGCACAGCTCTGGCAGCCACTGGGCTTGGCTGGTACCTTGACAGGGCAACGAAGAGCCCCTTTGTTTCAAGAGAACCAAGGTACTGGGAGAGGGTCTATGGAGCCCAAAGCCAGCCCAGAGGCACTGACTAGACACTGACTTTCTTTGGGCTGAGCAAAATGCCTCCAAAACAAAGAAACTGCCTTTCCAGAGGCTGGTTTTCCCTTCAACAGAAGGGAGGGCCACTGGGAACACAGCTGTTTTAgtataataattattaaagttATTTGCATCCCCATGCTTGTAAGCCAGACTGAAGACCTGGGCTGCATCCAGAGAAAGAAGTCTGCCCCCACCACTGACTGAAACAAGCATGCCTGGTCTTTCCAGGGCCAGGGCTAAGATCTGACCTATCAATCCAGGCCTTAACAGGTCCAAGAATTTTCTAGTAGTTCACAGAGTCAGGCTGACTTACCCAAGAGCACATGGAAGAAGTGGGATGATCAAGACTTTTTCATGCCCTAAAGAGTTTTTGTGTTGTTGCTAGCTATGGGTTTGTTAGGTTGGCCTATTGGTTTCTGGAGAGAAGGAATGTCCAGGCCATGCCATCTGAGGACATCTCTCTTGTTGAGAGAACTTTGAACTTTGTCCAGGCTGTTTGGGGATGGCTAGGCAGAAGCTAGTAATAAGAATCCAGGCATCCCCAGCTTCTCCTCTAGGAAATTCACATCACACAAATATGATATAAAACCAAGCTCACTTATCAGCCAAGCCCATTAGggcaattaagcattaattccataaaaaaagagttaataccACCATATAACACAAAGGACCCCATTAACTGATTTTAATCAGCTCTAATTACTACTTCTTAACATCCTCCAGGAGGACTTGCCCGGGTGCTGAAATTAAAAGTCCTTCTTGGAATTGAGAATCAGGCCTCAATAACTGGCCCAAAGTGAGGTTGTCCTGCAGATTGTCACCATATTCTTTCCTGACAGATAGTTAGGCAGACTGTCTGGAGGCTCAAGCCAATCACATGCCAACAGCAGGAACCACAGGGTCTAGTAGATCTGGGCTTGGTGTGGGTGGCTCTTGGAACCTGGAGCTGTGTACGCTTTTTTCTTCCCCCAGGCCTTTATTCCTACATCTGactgagagagaaagggggatAGGGGTAATGACAGGCTGCTTCCAAATTCTTGTGATGGATTGTTCTGAGAAGCTCAAGAGAAGGGAGAAGTTCATCCCTTGTCTTATGCTCTCAGCCTGAAACACTCACTAGCAGGATGagcttggacaagtcactttccCTCTTTAGGCCTCACTTCCCCGATTTGTAAAATTAGAGAGTTGCACTAAAAGTTAATGGCTATATATTTCAGCTATAATACTATAAgattattttatatgattttaagTGGTAAAACTGGGTCATGTAAGAGTGGAAAGGAGGAGAGAGCTGTAGGGGTGTGGGAAAAGTGATCAGCAGAAGCACTAGGTCCTGAGCCTTACTCTGCCTCTAACTAGCTAATGTCTCCCCCTCAGAGCACCCTATACACAATAGAAAGCAAAGGCTGCCAGGGCCCTATTTCTTTCCTAGGATCTGTGATGAGAATCAAATGGGCTATATGGCCAGGCAGGGGTTGCTACCTCTCCTCAACATAAAGCCCTAGCCCAAGGCCAGCTCACCCTGATTTCTAGAACCCTTTGGCATCTTGGAGCTGTTGATACTGGCTGGAAAAATCCACAGGATGGCATGTGGAAGAGGCTTGGAAAGCCACACATACTCCTATACAAAACGCCCAGATAAGGCACTTGCTGACATTTGCACAGGAATTCCAAATTTCATAATTGGTTTGTCTCAATCATAGACTCTTTGACCTTGGCCATATCTCTTACCATCTCTGGGGACTTTCCTCTTCCATCTATCACTTAGGGTAAAATGGAATATTAGAAGACTACTGGAAGTCAGTTCTGCGACTACTGGCTGTATGAGGCTTTCCCTCAGTTTTTCCATCAGCGTAATGAAAGGTTAGCCTGGATGGGCCATAAGAACTTCTCTACCTCTGACAAAACAGCTCCTGGAAATCTAACATAGGGTTAAACACAACAGGAAACCCTTAATCATATCCTTGACCAAGACATCTGAGGATTATTTGGAAAAATACTTGGGGCTGtcagaaaaagaaatctttgCCATGAGTGTAGTCAGGGCCCCTTGGAAGTTCTATTAGGGCTTCCCCAGGAGACAAGTGAGTCAGAGCTCAACTATGTTCCTGATGGCTTATTTGTGACCACTTGTTTTCTGGGGTTGCCTTCATACCTTCACAGGGTTCTACGCTTGGGCACCTCCTGGCATGCTCAGCTGCAGGAACCAAAAAATGAGCCAGGCCAGAAAGGCTATATTGCCACAAGGTAGACAAAGACAGAAAACCTGAGTAGTAGTCTATATTCAAACCAGACCAGAATCCAATTGACAAAGAAAGTGACCTCTGGACTAGCCACGTGGCTATTGCCCACAACAGGAAGCTACCTGTGTCATTGTCAGAAGGATTAAAGCTTGTGTAGCTGTAACTTTTTGTTTATACTTCCCAAAGCCTGTGCTCATGTATGTTTCTTTTGATCCTCACCTGGGAGGTGAGACAGAAAAGGTAAGAATTATTCCCATTGCACGGATGAGGAAACTGGAACTTAGAGAGGATAAGTGAGGTCTGgcctttttgaaacattttttgtcTCCACTGATAGAATGGCATTTGGAAACCAGTGTAAGCTCTGGAAGTACAAGAGGTGATGGATATGGGCCTAGGCCTAAGGAAGAGAGACACTTGGTCACAGAGGGATACAGATGCCCAAGACCCTCCAAGATAGTGCAGAGTAGCAATGGGGGGCAGCATCTAACTCCTGACCTCGGTTTCCCCTTTCAATGAAAGACATtgttaatttgtttccttttaaatggaaatttaaagATTTTCAATACACACTGCTCTCACTGGATCCTTAATTCATCTTGGTGAAAGAGGGCATAACAAGGATGATTGCCTTCATTTGAAAGCAGAGGAAACTCAGGCTTAGAGAGTTTGGTTGACTTTCCCATGCCACATAACAAGCTGGTGTCATAACTGAAGCTCGGGTCACAACAGTGGCACACCCTACCATGCTATCCCAAAGGCTAAGGATAACCCATTATCTGTGGCAGGCTGTTCTTCCCCACAGTGAACAGGGTGATCACACTTACCTGCAAGTAGATCTTCTTAAGTCCAGGAATGGAGTCGCTGACACGGCCTGACACAAGACGCCCGAGGCCTGAGGTAGCCCCAATACACACCAAGAGCACCCAGGTCTCCTTGATTTCCAAGAACTCCTCTTCCACATATTTCATCTGAAAATCATAGCACCAGGACCCCCAggacagaaggaggaagaggaactGACTGGTTAACTGTTGGCATATACAGAAccctccacttcttacttccctGGATCAGGTCAAGAACCCCCTCCCCTATAGCCCTAGCTTTAAGACAAGCTCTTTGGCTGCTGGATCCTGGATTCTGGGCTTCTAAGCAGCATTGTGAGAGTGGTGTGTCTCCAAGCCCCTTCTAGGTCCTGGTAGGTTAGAACACAACCTTAACAGCTGAGAAAATCCAAGGGTTCTTCCACACTCCCCAATCCCAGACCTAGAACTGACACCTTGGGCAACACCAGATCACCAGGGGAGAAGGATCCACCAATTTCCAGGCAACTCTTTGAAAAGCATGTTCTAAAATATGAGGTTTGTGGAAGATAAAACTGGGATATGACCAAGGGTTCTATGGCCAATTAAGTTTGTTGGCTATTGGGTTAAACAAAGCTGAACAGGTTTAGTTTACTGCTTGATATTTTTAGGGCATTAAGAGATTACTGCACATTGTGTAGCTCTAAGAGAAAGAGCAAGATCTAGTATATTTTATATCCTATACAAAATCATTTGATGACAAAGATCAGCATTCCACAGAACACACTTTTAGTAAACCCTATCTTTGGGTCATCTGGGCCAGTTTCCTGCATCCAGGCAATGCTTATGTCCTCCTAAAAATCCATCTAGATTTATCAGTGAGGAAGCTACAGCTTATGGGGCCTTCCCCTGTGGCACTCCCCCCATTTCCCATTGAGGTCCTCCCTCACTCAGCCTGTGCCCTTCCCTCTTTGGGTCTCTCCAACCActgttttgtctctttttccaAAGGTCACAGCTTTGCCCTTTCTACCCCCACCCTCTGACTCCAGGCAGGTTGAGGGCAGCTTCCTGGGGCCAGGTGGGGTGGGCCCACCCTAGTTTTCCTCACCAGGTGTACATAGGGAACGAAGTAGCCAAGGGCAGCAGCAGCAATCCCAAAAGCCCAGATGCGGTAGGTACGTTGGCGGAACACTCGCATGTTGAAATACTTCCTGAGCTGGACCAGAAAGCGCTGGCGCAGGGTATGGACAACCCTCTTGCTTGGAGTGTCCTGGGAGCTCGGCAGGAGGGGCCGGTAGGTGagtgaaagcagcatgagaacaAACATGAAGGTACTCAGCACCTGGAAGGTTTGGGCCAGCTTGATCTTGGCCCCCAGCATATTAATGAGGAAGGGGAAGGACATGGAGAAGATGCTACTCCCAGCAGACACTACGCCATTGGCCAGACCCAGTCGGCGTTGGAAGTAGTGGCCCAGGATGACGAGGGATGGCTGAAAGGCGAAGGAACAGCCACAACCAAAGAGAATCCCGTAGGTGAAGTAACGCAGACTTAGGGAGCTGTGGGAGAGATACCAGGAATTTTCCTTAGCAGCCTGAGCAGCAATCCACCTCCCCTTCCCCATTCACCCTCCTGAGAACTCCCTTCCCACACCCTTAACCCACAGCCCCACCTTCCACTGACCCTCAGAGAAGACAAGGAACAGAGTCTTCTGatacccattttgcagatggggaaggAGAGCCAAGGTCACATAACCAAGAATCAGGAAAGCTTGACTCGAATACTCTGTGTGTTCTGTGTAACTCTAGTATGCGTTCCGTAGCATCCATCAAAGAGTATTTATTCTTCAGAAGAAAGGCAGAACCAGGCTACTCAGCACCTGGAAGGTTTGGGCCAGCTTGATCTTGGTCCCCAGCATATTAATGAGGATCAGTGGCTATAGGGTATAAGTAAGTGCCTTAGAACAGTTTCACCTTCTTGCTCTTCTAGAATTGGCTAAGCCACAGCCACCATCTACCATGTGCCTCCACATATTTTGCAGTAGCCTTCACTGCCCACTTAATTATCTAATACTGTCGATGGCCAGGCATTTCTTCCCCCTAGTTAGACTCAGCCCTCATACAAAAGGACTGGGCCTATCTGCAGAGATTATGTGGTGCTAGCATCCATGTTTCCAAGACAACCATCAATCACCATCTTCTTGAATTCACTGTACATGAGAAAGGGCCTTGGTTTCAAAAGAGTTGGCTCCAACTGGAACATATAGCTAAGACAACTGCTCTTCTTCTGTCAGGATCCTTGAAGTCTGCCCCCATTAGATTCTTAAGTTACTCTGGGATTGGCTGGGCTGGGGGTCTTGTCTAAAGGAGAGGAATTAGACCTTCAGGGAGGGGACTCGTGGGGTCAAAGCATGGAATTCAGTTCAGGTTGCTATGTGGTGGATCTTCTAGTTGGTCCTCAGGACAGAAAGCCCCTGGAATGAGCTTTCCAAAGCCTCAGCATCCCTGCCTTCACTCTGCCCCATTCCATGCCCTCCAAAGGAACTCAGAGCCCTAACTCAGACAATAGGAAAGATGATTTGGAACTTTAGCCACAAGCAGAACCACTTTTTCACTGGATATGAAGCCATCCATAAAGCTTCTTGGCTCTGAAAAT
Protein-coding regions in this window:
- the LOC119524233 gene encoding monocarboxylate transporter 8, which gives rise to MLNRSGKSGHPCLVPNFRGDAFSLSPLAWVGALAMGMIFFCSPIVSIFTDRLGCRITATAGAAIAFIGLHTSSFTSSLSLRYFTYGILFGCGCSFAFQPSLVILGHYFQRRLGLANGVVSAGSSIFSMSFPFLINMLGAKIKLAQTFQVLSTFMFVLMLLSLTYRPLLPSSQDTPSKRVVHTLRQRFLVQLRKYFNMRVFRQRTYRIWAFGIAAAALGYFVPYVHLMKYVEEEFLEIKETWVLLVCIGATSGLGRLVSGRVSDSIPGLKKIYLQVISFLLLGLMSMMIPLCQGFWGLIVVCLFLGLCDGFFITIMAPIAFELVGPMQASQAIGYLLGMMALPMIAGPPIAGLLRNCFGDYHVAFYFAGVPPIIGAVILFFVPLMHQRMFKKEQRDSSKDKMLTPDPDPNGELLPGSSTPEEPI